The following DNA comes from Kitasatospora sp. NBC_01287.
CGACCGTGACGAGGTGCTCCTCGACATCGGTTACAAGACCGAGGGTGTCATCCCCTCCCGCGAGCTCTCGATCAAGCACGACGTTGACCCGCACGAGGTCGTCAAGGTCGGCGACGAGATCGAGGCCCTGGTTCTCCAGAAGGAGGACAAGGAGGGTCGTCTGATCCTGTCCAAGAAGCGCGCGCAGTACGAGCGCGCCTGGGGCACGATCGAGAAGATCAAGGAAGAGGACGGGATCGTCACCGGTACCGTCATCGAGGTCGTCAAGGGTGGTCTCATCCTCGACATCGGCCTCCGTGGCTTCCTGCCGGCGTCCCTGGTCGAGATGCGCCGCGTCCGCGACCTGCAGCCCTACGTGGGCAAGGAGCTCGAGGCCAAGATCATCGAGCTGGACAAGAACCGCAACAACGTGGTCCTGTCCCGCCGTGCCTGGCTGGAGCAGACCCAGAGCGAGGTCCGCCAGACCTTCCTCACCACCCTGCAGAAGGGTCAGGTGCGCTCCGGCGTCGTCTCCTCCATCGTCAACTTCGGTGCCTTCGTGGACCTGGGTGGCGTCGACGGCCTGGTGCACGTCTCCGAGCTGTCCTGGAAGCACATCGACCACCCGTCCGAGGTTGTCGAGGTCGGCCAGGAGGTCACCGTCGAGGTTCTCGACGTTGACATGGACCGCGAGCGCGTCTCCCTGTCGCTGAAGGCGACCCAGGAGGACCCGTGGCAGCAGTTCGCCCGGACGCACCAGATCGGCCAGGTCGTTCCCGGTAAGGTCACCAAGCTCGTTCCGTTCGGTGCGTTCGTGCGCGTCGACGAGGGCATCGAGGGCCTGGTCCACATCTCCGAGCTGGCCGAGCGCCACGTGGAGATCCCGGAGCAGGTCGTCCAGGTCGGCGACGAGATCTTCGTCAAGGTCATCGACATCGACCTTGAGCGCCGCCGCATCAGCCTCTCGCTGAAGCAGGCCAACGAGTCCCTCGGTGCCGACCCGGCGACGGTCGAGTTCGACCCGACCCTCTACGGCATGGCTGCCTCGTACGACGACGCGGGTAACTACATCTACCCGGAGGGCTTCGACCCCGAGGCCAACGACTGGCTCGACGGCTTCGAGAAGCAGCGTGAGGCCTGGGAGGGCCAGTACGCCGAGGCGCAGAGCCGCTTCGAGCAGCACCAGGCCCAGGTCATCAAGAGCCGCGAGGCCGATGCCGAGGCCGCTGCCGAGGGTGGCGACGCGGTTGCCGCCGCCGCCGGTGGCAACTACTCCTCCTCCAGCGACGAGGGCGCCGGCGCCCTCGCCTCGGACGAGGCGCTGGCCGCCCTGCGCGAGAAGCTGGCCGGCGGCCAGAGCTGATCGCACAGCGCGACTCCGCGTGAGTTGAACTGAGTGGGCCCCCACCCGGGTGACCGGGTGGGGGCCCACTGCCATGTGGTGAGCCGGTTCGGGAGCTTGGTTCCTGAGGCGTTCCCGTGCCGGTTCCCGAGCGGAGTGCCGGATTTGGTGTGATAAGGCGCTCATCACGATCTTATGGGCGTTTTAGGACAGAAGACCTAGCGTGGGATGAGTTGCCCGACGGGCTCCCTCGCCCCGAACGCTAGGCATTCCGCTTGATGCGCTCATCTGCCGCTTCACCTCCCGCGCCCGCGGCCGCGCTCGCTCCCGGCAGGCTCGCCGCGCTGGGTCGCTTCTGCCACCGCCACCGGCGCTGGGTGCTCGCCTTCTGGGTGGCCGTGCTGGCGCTCGGGGTGCTGATCGGGGGCCGGGTCTTCGACAGCTCGGTCACCAACACCTCGGCCGGCGGCTACGAGTCGGCCCGGGGCGCTGCGGTGGTCGCCGCCGCCGATCCGTCCGCGGGCACCATCACCGCCGTGGTCGCCGGGCAGCCGGTGGACACCCCGGCCGTGCGCGGGACCGTCACGGCCACCGCCCGGGATCTGACCGGGCTGCCCGGGGTGCTCTCGGTCGCCGACGCCTACCAGGACGGGCAGCAGGCGCTGCGCTCCGCCGACGGCTCGGCGAGCCTGGTCGACGTCAGGATGGCCGCCGACTCCACCGCCGCGCAGCAGCAGGCGGTCAGCCAGCGGCTCGCCGCGATGCAGCCGCCCGGCGGCCACGTCACGGTCGGCGGCGACCTGGTGCTGCAGCAGGAGGTCAAGGACCAGACCCAGTCCGACACCAAGTTCGGCGAGATCGTCACACTGCCGCTCACGCTGGTCGTCATGGTGCTCGTCTTCGGCGGGCTCGCCGCGGCCAGCCTGCCGGTGATCGGCGCGATCGCCTCGGTCGGCGGGGCGCTGCTGGCGATGTTCGGTTTCAGCCACATCATGGACATCGACACCAGCGTGCTGCCGATCGCCACCGTGCTGGGCCTGGGCCTGTCCATCGACTACGCGCTGCTGATGGTCAACCGCTTCCGCGAGGAGCGCGGGCGCGGCGCGGACCTGGCCGCCGCCGTCGACCGGACGGCCGCGACGGCCGGGCGCACCGTCGCCTTCTCCGGCCTGACCGTGGCGGTCGCGCTCAGCGGTCTCTTCGTCTTCACCAACCCCGTGCTGCGGGCGGTCGGGGCGGCCGGCGTCAGCGTGGTCGTGATCGCGGTGCTGGCCGCGCTGACCCTGGTGCCCGCGCTGCTCGGCTTCGCCGGGCACCGGATCAAGCCACCCAAGCACGCGGAGCCGGACGAGGGCTTCTTCGCCCGCACCGTGCGCCGGGTGCAGCGCCGGGCCGTCCCGGTCGCGCTGATCTGCGTCGCCCTGCTGACCGCCGCCGGCGCGCCGTTCGTGCACGCCGAGATGCGCTCCACCGGCGCGGCCGTGCTGCCCACCAGCTCGGCGGGCCGCCAGGTCTCGGACACCATCGCGCAGCGGTTCCCGCAGCTGGCGCCCGCGCCGGTCACCGTGGTGGTGCAGGGCAGCGCGCAGGCGGCAGCGCACTATGCCGACGACGTGGTGGCCAAGCTGCCCGGGGTCGCCGGGGTGCGCGCGGTGCAGCCGGCGGGCACCGGCCTGAGCACCGTCGAGGTGCTGGTGCAGGGTGATCCGCAGGGCGGGCAGGCCAAGCGGGTGGTGGACGAGCTGCGCGCCGACCGGGGCGGCCTGACCACCTACGTGACCGGGGACGCCGCGAGCGTGGTCGACTTCCAGCACGAGCTGGTCGACCGCGGGCCGTGGGCGCTGGGACTGGTCGCGCTCGGCACCCTGGTGCTGCTCTTCCTGATGACCGGCTCGGTGGTGATGCCGGTCAAGGCGCTGCTGATGAACCTGCTCTCGCTGGGCTGCTCGCTGGGCGCGCTGACCATGGTCTTCCAGCACGGCTGGTTCAGCGGGCTGCTCGGCTTCACCCCGACCGGGGGGCTGGAGACCTTCATCCCGGTGCTGGTCTTCGCCTTCGCCTTCGGCCTCTCGATGGACTACGAGGTCTTCCTGCTGGCGCGGATCAAGGAGCTGCGGGACCAGGGGTACGACTGCAAGCAGTCGGTGCAGCTGGGCCTGCAGCGCAGCGGTCGGATCATCACCTCGGCCGCGCTGCTGATGGTGATCGTCTTCGCGGGGTTCGCGGCCGGGCAGATGCTGATGGTCAAGGAGATGGGCATCGCGCTGGCGGTGGCCGTCGCGGTGGACGCCACGCTGGTGCGCTGCCTGCTGGTGCCGGCCGCGATGTCGCTCTTCGGCGAGTTCAACTGGTGGGCGCCGGCCCCGCTGCGCAAGCTCTACCGCCGGTTCGGGCTGCGCGAGCACGTGGCGCTGCCGCCGCTGGCGGTACCGGCCGGCGCCTCGGTGCCGGCTCCGCGCAGCCCACAACCTCAGCTGGCGGGGCCCGAACCGGTCGGACCCGAGCTCACTCGCCGTTGACGCAGGCGTTGCCGAAGCCGGAGTTGAGCGCGCCGCCGAGGTTGGCGGAGTCGCAGGCCGCGGCGCTGCCGGCGCCGGCGAGGATCAGGCCGCAGAGGGCGACGGTCAGCAGCGGCAGCGCGCGGCGCTTCGACAGCAGGGCGGGGGCGGGCACCGGGCGGGAGGGCGGGGAGGTGCGCAGCGAGGTCACGCGAGGGTCCTTAGGGCTGGGCGGAACGGGTCTGCCCTGCTAACGCGCGACCGCGGCGAAAGTGACTGCGGCGAAAGTGACTGCGGCGAAGCGAGCGCGGGTCAGGTGATCCGCCGCAGGAGGTCGACGGCCTGGCGCAGGGTCTGCCGCTCCGACTCGGTCAGCTCGCGCTCGATGGCGGCGGCCAGGTGCTGCTCGCGCCGGCGGCGCTGGCCCTGGAGGGTGGCCATGCCCGCCTCGGTGGCGGTCAGCACGAGCTTGCGGCCGTCGGTGGGGTGGCGCTCCTGGCGGATCAGGCCGGCCTGGAGCAGCAGGGCCACGGTGCGGGCCATCGACTGGTGGCGCACCCGCTGGCGGTCGGCCAGCTCGGCGGTGGTGTGCGGGCCCTCGCGGACCAGCCAGCCCAGGGCGCCGGCCTGGTTCTGTGGCAGCGCGGACTCGGCGTGCCGCACCCGGCGCACCAGGTCGCCGAGGGCGGCGCGCAGGTCGGCGGCGAGTTGCAGGCCGGCGGTCGGCGGCCCGTCGGCCTGCGGCTCGATCGGCGGAGGATTGTCCATGCGACCACTCTACCCGCGATATGTACAGCTGAGCTGTGCAGCCTTGCTGTACAGTCCTGCTGTATGAAGCTGACCAAGTTTGGACACGCGTGCGTCCGCATCGAGCAGAACGACACCACTGTGGTCATCGACCCGGGCCTGTTCACCGAGCCGGCGGCGGTCGAGGGTGCCGACGCGCTGCTGATCACCCACGAGCACTTCGACCACTTCACCGAGGACCAGGTCCGCGCCGCCCTGGCCGCCAATCCGGGCCTGCGGATCTGGACCAACCGCGCGGTCGCCGACCAGCTGGCCGGTCTCGGCGCCGCTGTGAGCGTGGTCGGCGCGGGGGACGCGTTCGAAGTCGGCGGGATCGACGTCTTGGTGCACGGGGAGTGGCACGCCGTCATCCACCCCGACGCGCCGCCGGTCTCCAACATCGGCTTCCTGCTGGACGGCCGGCTCTTCCACCCGGGGGACGCGCTGACCGTGCCGGAGCAGCCCGTGGCCACCCTGCTGCTGCCGATCGCCGGGCCGTGGAACAAGGTCGGCGAGCTGATCGACTACGTCCGCGAGCTGGCGCCGGGCCGGGTGCTGGGCATTCACGACGCGGTGCTCAGCGACATCGGGCTCGGCATCGGCGAGCGCTGGCTCGGCGAGCACGGGCCGGGCACCGGGGTGCCCTACGGCCACCTGCGGCCCGGCGCCGGCCTGGAGCTCGACGCTGTGTAGTCTGCGGCCATGCGCAAGAGCGGGCGGAAGATCGGACTGACCGGCGGCATCGGGGCGGGCAAGAGCGCGGTCGCGGACCTGCTGGTCGCGCTCGGCGCGGTGCTGATCGACTCCGATCGGATCGCCCGCGAGGTGGTGGCCCCCGGCACGCCCGGACTCGCCGCGGTGGCCGCGGAGTTCGGCCCCGGCGTGCTGGGCGCCGACGGCGCGCTGGACCGGCCGGCGCTGGGTGCGATCGTCTTCGGCGACCCCGCGCGGTTGCGGGCGCTGAACGCGATCGTCCACCCGCTGGTCCGGGCCCGCTCGGCCGAGCTGGAGGCGGCCGCCGCCCCCGGCGCCGTGGTGGTCCACGACGTCCCGCTGCTGGTCGAGAACGGCCTGCAGCCGCTCTACGACCAGGTGATCGTGGTCGACGCCGACGAGTCGGTGCGTCTGGACCGCCTGGTCCGGCTGCGCGGCATGTCCGAGGACGAGGCCCGTTCCCGGATGGCCGCCCAGGCCACCCGCGAGCAGCGGCTGGCGGCGGCCGACCTGGTGGTGGCGAACAACGGCACGGTCGAGGAGTTGGAGCGGCGGGTCGCGGCCGTGTGGGAGCGGCTCACGTCGACGGCTGGATGAGGTCCCAGCGGTTGCCGTAGAGGTCGGCGAAGACCGCCACCGTGCCGTAGGCCTCCCGCCGCGGCTCCTCCAGGAACCGGACCCCGGCGGCGGCCATCCGCGCGTGGTCGCCCTCGAAGTCGGCGCTGTGCAGGAACCAGCCCACCCGGCCGCCGGTCTGGTCCCCGATCCGCGCCACCTGCTCCGCCTTGGACGGCCGTGCCAGCAGCAGCCCGGCCCCGTCCCCGCCGCGCGGCCCCACCACCACCCACCGCCCGCCGTCCCCGCGCGGGCTGTCCTCCCGCAGCTCGAAGCCGACGGCGTTGACGTAGAAGTCGATGGCCTCGTCGTAGTCGCGGACGAGGAGGGCGGTGAGGGTGATCATGGGGGAGAGCGTAGGCGATCGGGCGGCGGCACCGGTCACTTCCGGTGCCGCCGCCCGAGCCGGTGGCGCGGTCAGACGTGGGCGCGGTCAGACGTGGGCGCAGACCACGTAGACGCTGATGCCCACCGAGGAGTAGCCGGGCTGGTGGCCGATGCCGATCCAGCCGTTGCCGTCCTCGGTCGGGAAGCTGCCGTTCAGGATCGAGTCGTTGCCCCGGGCCTCGGCGCCGCCGCCGATGGCCTTCTTGCCGTTCGGGCAGTAGACGGTCCGGCGCTGGAAGTTGCCGACGTTGGCGTTGTCGAGCGTGACGATCTGGTAGCCCTCGAACGCCTGGGCGGCGGCCGGCTGGGCCTGCTGGGCCGGCTGGGTGTCGGCGGTGTCGTCGGCGTTGGCCTGGACGGTCCAGCCCACGCCCGCCGCCAGCGTCATCGCCATGGCACAGGCTCCCAGCACGACCTTGCGTCGCATCATGAGCGTCGTCTCCTTTTCCGGGTGCGGGCGAGCCCGTCGTCCGGGACTCGCTCCGCTGGGAGCATCGGCAGGAAAGTGTGCCGGGTTGAGCCAAACCCCACCTTCGATTGAATACGAAGCATCCTGGCCGTGCAGGGTGTCAGGACGGCTGCGTGCGCCGGGGCAGCAGTCTGCGGGCGCCGGGTCCCTCGGCGCCCTGGGTGTCGTGGGGGTTGTAGAGGGCGCACTTGCCCAGCGAGAGGCAGCCGCAGCCGATGCAGCCGGTGAGGTGGTCGCGCAGGCGCTGCAGGTCGGCGATCTGCTGGTCGATCCGGGACTGCCAGGTGGTGGCCACCGGGCGCCACTCGGCGGCACTGGGGGAGCGGTCGACGGGGAGGTCGGCCATCGCGGCGCGGGCCTCGTCCAGGGAGAGGCCCACGCGCTGGGCGGCGCGGACGAAGGCGACCCGGCGCAGCGTCTGGCGGGCGAAGACGCGGCGGCCGCCGGGGGTGCGCTCGGCGTGGATCAGGCCGAGCTCCTCGTAGTAGCGCAGCGCGGAGGGGGCCAGGCCGCTGCGGGCGGCGAGTTCGCCGATGCTCAGGTGGGCGTTCATGGGAGCGGATTCTAGGGCTTGACCTCAAGTGGGCTTGAAGTAGCACCCTGGTCGCATGATCAAGACGTACGGGGAACTGCCCGGCCTGATGGGCCGGATGACCGGGGCCGACAAGCACGGCCCGGCCGCGCTCTCCACCCTCGACGCGCTCTGGGTGCTCTACGAGCGGGTGCTGCGGGTGGCGGACCCGCGGGACCCGGAGCGGGACCGGTTCCTGCTCTCCAAGGGCCACGGGCCGATGGCCTACTACGCGGTGCTGGCGGCCAAGGGCTTGCTGCCCGAGGAGTGGCTCGACGGCTTCGGCGGCTACCACTCGCCGCTGGGCCACCACCCCGACCGCACCCTGGTGCCCGGGGTGGAGATCGGCTCCGGTTCGCTGGGGCACGGCCTGCCGCTGGCGGTGGGCACCGCGCTGGGGCTGCGCGCCCAGGGGCTGAGTGGCCCGGCGGTCTGGACGCTGCTCGGGGACGCCGAGTTCGACGAGGGCAGCAACCACGAGGCGCTGGCCTACGCCGGGGCGATCGGGCTGGAGCGGCTGCACGCCGTGGTGATCGACAACTCCTCGGCCACGCACGGCTGGAGCGGCGGCATCGCCACCCGGTTCACGGCGGCCGGCTGGTCGGCGGTGACCGTCGACGGGCACGACCACGCGGCGCTGTACGGCGCTTTCACCACCGAGCACCCGGGCCGGCCGCACGCCGTGATCGCCCGGGTCGAGCCCAAGAACTGAGCAGGGGGAGAAGACGGATGGACACCATGCGGGAGCGTTTCGTCACCGTGGCGGCCGAGTTGCTGGACCAGGACCCGCGCACCGCCCTGGTGCTCGCCGACATCAGCGCCGCCGGCTTCACGGAGGCCGCCGCCGCGCACCCCGACCGGGTGCTCAACGTCGGCATCCGCGAGCAGCTCATGATCGGGGTGACCGGCGGGCTGGCGCTGGCCGGGCTGCGGCCCATCGCGCACACCTTCGCGAGCTTCCTGATCGAGCGGCCCTTCGAGCAGGTCAAGCTCGACCTGGGCCACCAGGGCGTGGGCGCGGTGCTGGTCAGCGCGCTGGGCTCGTACGACTGGCCGGCCGGCGGCCGCACCCACATGAGCCCGGGGGACGTGGCGCTGCTCGACACGCTGCCGGGCTGGACGGTGCACGTGCCCGGGCACCCCGACGAGGCCGAGGCGCTGCTGCGGCACGCGGTGGCCGACGGGGACCGCAACGTCTACGTCCGGCTCTCGCTGCAGCAGAACGCCCGGGCGCGGGCCGTCGAACCCGGACGGTTCCTGACGGTCCGCCAGGGCGCGGGCGCCACCGTCGTCGCCGTCGGCCCGCTGCTCGACGCGGTGCTGGCCGCGACCGAGGGGCTGGACACCACCGTCCTGTACGCCGCCTCGGTGCGGCCCTTCGACGCCGCCGCGCTGCGCGCCGCCGGCTCCACCGACGTGGTGCTGGTGGAGCCGTACCTGGCCGGCACCTCCAACAACGAGGCGCACCAGGCGCTCGCCGACCTGCCGCACCGGGTGCTGGGCCTGGGCGTCCCGCGCGAGGAGCACCGGCACTACGGGTCGATGGACGAGCACCTGGCGGCCTACGGCCTGGACCCGGCCGGGCTGCGCGCGAGCATCACCGGGTTCCTGTCGCGGTGATCGCGCAGGAGCGCGGGCCCAGCCGCCCCGCCGCCACCTCGCCCCAGCTCGCCAGCAGGGTGCCGGCGGGCGCCTCGCCGGGCTTCTCGCCGAAGTTCACCGCCACCCGGAACCCGCCCCGGTGCACGGTGAGCTGCCCGGCCGCCTCGTCGAAGTCCACCCGCACGGTGCTGAGGTCCGGGTCGAGCAGCGCCGGATGCTCCCGCCGCAGCCGGATCAACCGGCGGTACCAGCGGAGCAGTTCGGCGTGCTCGCCGGAGCGCGGCTCGCTCCAGTCCAGGGTCGAGCGCAGCACCGTGGCCCGGTCCTGCGGATCGGGCACCTCCTCGGCCGCCCAGCCGAACGCCGTGAACTCCCGCCGCCGACCCTGGCGCACCGCCTGGGCCAGGTCGGGATCGGTGTGGTCGGTGAAGTACTGCCAGGGCGTTGCGGCCCCCCACTCCTCGCCCATGAAGAGCATCGGGGTGAACGGCGAGGTGAGGACCAGCGGTGCGGTCAGCGCGAGTTGACCCGCCGTCAGGCGGTCGCCCCGGGCCCGGTTGCCGATCTGGTCGTGGGTCTGCGCGTAGCCGAGCAGCCGGTGGCCCTCGGCCGGCGGGAACGGCCGGCCGTGGTGGCGCCCGCGGAACGAGGAGAAGGTGCCGTCGTGGAACCAGCCGCGGGTCAGCGTGCGGGCCAGCGCGGCCAGCGGGGCGCGGCCGAAGTCGGCGTAGTAGCCCTGCCGTTCACCGGTGGCCGCCGCGTGCAGCGCGTGGTGGAAGTCGTCGCTCCACTGCGCGCCCAGCCCCAGGCCGCCGGCCTGCCGGGGGGTGACGAGGCGCGGGTCGTTCAGGTCCGACTCGCCGATGAGGAACAGCGGGCGGTTCAGCTCGGCGGCCAGGCGCTCGACGGCGGTGGCGAGTTCCTCCAGGAAGTGCGTCGCCCGGTCGTCCACCAAGGCGTGGACCGCGTCCAGCCGCAGGCCGTCGATCCGGTAGTCGCGCAGCCAGGCCAGCGCGCTGCCCCTCAGGTAGGCCCGCACCTCGTCCGAGCCGGGCGCGTCCAGGTTGACCGCCGCGCCCCAGGGGGTCTGGTGCCGCTCGGTGAAGTACGGACCGAAGGCGGGCAGGTAGTTGCCGGAGGGGCCCAGGTGGTTGTGCACCACGTCCAGGATCACGCCCAGGCCCTCGCGGTGCGCCGCGTCCACGAAGCGCTTGAGCCCCTCGGGGCCGCCGTAGGGCTCGTGCACCGCCCACGGCGCCACCCCGTCGTAGCCCCAGCCGTGCCGGCCGGGGAAGGGGCAGACCGGCAGCAGCTCCACGAAGTCCACGCCCAGCTCGACCAGGTGGTCCAGGCGCTCGATCGCCCCGGCGAAGGTACCGGCCGGGGTGAAGGTGCCGATGTGCAGCTCGTAGACCACGGCGCCGGGCAGCGGCCGCCCGTGCCAGTCGGTGTCCGACCAGCGGAAGGCGGCGTGGTCGACGGCTCGGCTCAGGCCGTCCGGGCCGTCGGGCAGCCGGGCCGAGCGCGGATCGGGCAGCGCCCGGGCGCCGTCCAGCCGGAAGCCGTACCCCTGCCCGGCCGGCGCCTCGCCCTGCCACCAGCCGCCCTCGCCCGGGGCCAGCGGGTGCGCGGTCCCGTCCACCTCGACCTCGACCCGCTCGGCGGTCGGTGCCCACACGCGATACTCGACGACGGCTCGCATCACGCCTCCCGGGCGAGCAGGGCGACGGTGTCCACCACACCGTCGAACGGACGGTCGGTCAGCAGGTCCCGCCACTGGCCGGGCAGCTCCAGCACGGCGGGCTCCCCGCGCCGCGCCAGTGCGTAGGGCAGCCGGGTGGCGACCACGGTGATGTCCGGGCCGCGCTGGTAGGCGATCAGGTGCTCGCCGGCCTCCAGCGGCCGGTAGCGGCCCAGTGGTCTGGTCAGGTGCAGGGCGGTGCGGGTCAGGCGTAGTTTGCGGCGCGCGAAGTCGGAGAGGTCGACTTCCGGGACGTCGAAGTCCACCGGTGCCCGGTTGTCCGGGTCGACCAGGGTGTGCAGCGGAAGTTCCGAGCCCTGGTAGAGGTCGGGGACCCCGGGCATGGTGAGGTGCAGCAGCGCGGCCGAGAGGCTGTTGCTGCGTGCGTAGGGCTCCAGGAACGCGACGAACGCGCCGATCCGCGCCATCAGCTCGGGCGAGGCGAGGACGGCCTCGGCGTGGTCGGTCACCGCGGCCTCGTAGACCGGGTCCTGGGCGGTCCAGCTGGTGGCCTGCTTCGCCTCGCGGACCGACTTGAGCAGCACCTGCCGCAGCCGCTCGCCCCCGAGGGGCCAGGCGGCCACCAGGGTCTGCCAGAGCAGCCACTGCGCGTTGCGGTCGGCCGGCCCGTCCACCAGCTCCGACCAGGCCAGGCACTCCTGGGACCACCGCTCGGGCAGCTCGGCGAGCACCGCGAGCCGGGCCCTGGCGTCCGCGCTGCGCTTGGTGTCGTGGGTGGAGAGGGCGGTCATGGTCAGCGGCCAGTTGCGCTGGATCTCCTCGCACCAGCGGTGGAAGTCGGCCGGGTCGACGCCCGGGTGCGCCGGGTCGCCGCCCACCTCGTTCAGGCTCAGCAGCGGGTACCAGCGGTAGAAGGCGGTGTCCTCCACGCCCTTGGCCGCCACCGCCGAGGCGGTCTGCGCGAACCGGGTGCGGAACTCGTCCTTGAGCGGCCCCGCGCCCAGGTGCCCCTGGGTCAGCAGCTCGACGAACTCGGTGGTCGACTCCGGCGTGGTGACGGTCCGCTCGGCGGTCTGCAGGTAGGGCCGGTAGACCGTGTAGTGGGTGAACAGCTCGCAGAGCGCCTCGCGCACCGCGGCCGGCGCGTGGTCGGCCAGCTCGGGTTCGGCGGCGCCGATCCGCTCGGCCAGGCGGACCAGCCGGTTCATCTCGGCGGCCAGTTCGCCCTGCGGGCAGGTCATCTCGGCGCGGCCCAGCCGGGCCTGCTCGGCGGCCGAGGAGCGCAGGCCGGTGTAGTCGGCGTAGAGCCCGGCCAGCCGGCGCACCCCGGCGCCGTCGGTCAGCACCCCGTCGACGTGCCGCAGGGCGTCGTAGCCGGTGGTCCCCGCGCACGGCCAGTCGCCCGGCAGCCGCTCCTGGCCGGTGAGGATCTTCTCCACCACCGTGTAGGCGCCGCCGGAGGCCTCGGCCAGGCGGCGCAGGTAGCCGCGCGGGTCGGCCAGCCCGTCGGGGTGGTCGACCCGGAAGCCGTCGATCACCCCCTCGGCGTGCAGCCGCAGCAGCACCGCGTGGGTGGCCCGGAACACCTCCGGGTCCTCCACCCGCAGCGCGATCAGCTCGTTGATGCTGAAGAAGCGGCGGTAGTTGAGCTCGGTGCCGGCCAGCCGCCACCAGGCCAGCCGGTAGTGCTGCCGGGTGAGCAGCTCGCGCAGCGGCAGCCGCTCGGTGCCCGGGCGCAGCGGGAAGACGTGGTCGTAGTAGCGCAGGGTGTCCTGGTCCACCTTCAGCTGGTCCAGCACCGCGCCGAGCCGGTCACCCAGCACCGGCAGCAGGATCCGGCCGCCCTGGGCCGCCCAGTCGATGTCGAACCAGTGTGCGTAGGGCGACTGCGGCCCGTCGCGCAGCACCTGCCAGAGCGGGTGGTTGAGCCGCTCCGGCACCGGCAGCGCCATGTGGTTGGGGACGATGTCGGCGATCAGCCGCAGCCCGTGCTCGCGGCCGGCGGCGGCGAGCGCGCGCAAGGCCCGCTCGCCGCCCAGCTGTTCGCTGATCCGGGTGTGGTCGACCGTGTCGTACCCGTGGCTGGAGCCGGGGGTCGCCTCCAGCAGTGGGGACAGGTGGAGATGGGAGACGCCGAGCCCGGCCAGGTAGGGGACGGCCGCCGCGGCGTCCACGAGCGTGAACGAGGGCTGCAGCTGCAGGCGGTAACTCGCCGTAGGGGGTGAGATCACACCCCATGCCTACCCGGTACGCCGTGGCCGTACGACCCGCTTCGGCCGCCCGGCCCGGGCCCCGGCTCACGCCGGTCGCTGAAGCACCAGCAAGGAGCGGTCGGCGAGCCAGAGCCCGTCGCCCTCCTTGACCAGAAGTCCGGTCCCCGGGGTCGGGAGTGTCGCGAGGGTGGTGTCCACCACCACCTGCCACTCCTCGCCGTGCTCCTTGGGCACCGTGAACTGCAGCGACTCGTGGTGCGCGTTGAACATCAGCAGGAAGGAGTCGTCGGTGATCCGCCCGCCGCGCCGGTCCGGCTCGGAGATCGCCGAGCCGTTCAGGAAGACGGTCAGCGACTTGGCGTAGCTGGCGCCCCAGTCCCGCTCGGTCATCTCCTCCCC
Coding sequences within:
- the rpsA gene encoding 30S ribosomal protein S1, which translates into the protein MTSPTDTSVSTTPQVAVNDIGDAEAFLAAIDETIKYFNDGDIVEGIIVKVDRDEVLLDIGYKTEGVIPSRELSIKHDVDPHEVVKVGDEIEALVLQKEDKEGRLILSKKRAQYERAWGTIEKIKEEDGIVTGTVIEVVKGGLILDIGLRGFLPASLVEMRRVRDLQPYVGKELEAKIIELDKNRNNVVLSRRAWLEQTQSEVRQTFLTTLQKGQVRSGVVSSIVNFGAFVDLGGVDGLVHVSELSWKHIDHPSEVVEVGQEVTVEVLDVDMDRERVSLSLKATQEDPWQQFARTHQIGQVVPGKVTKLVPFGAFVRVDEGIEGLVHISELAERHVEIPEQVVQVGDEIFVKVIDIDLERRRISLSLKQANESLGADPATVEFDPTLYGMAASYDDAGNYIYPEGFDPEANDWLDGFEKQREAWEGQYAEAQSRFEQHQAQVIKSREADAEAAAEGGDAVAAAAGGNYSSSSDEGAGALASDEALAALREKLAGGQS
- a CDS encoding MMPL family transporter, giving the protein MRSSAASPPAPAAALAPGRLAALGRFCHRHRRWVLAFWVAVLALGVLIGGRVFDSSVTNTSAGGYESARGAAVVAAADPSAGTITAVVAGQPVDTPAVRGTVTATARDLTGLPGVLSVADAYQDGQQALRSADGSASLVDVRMAADSTAAQQQAVSQRLAAMQPPGGHVTVGGDLVLQQEVKDQTQSDTKFGEIVTLPLTLVVMVLVFGGLAAASLPVIGAIASVGGALLAMFGFSHIMDIDTSVLPIATVLGLGLSIDYALLMVNRFREERGRGADLAAAVDRTAATAGRTVAFSGLTVAVALSGLFVFTNPVLRAVGAAGVSVVVIAVLAALTLVPALLGFAGHRIKPPKHAEPDEGFFARTVRRVQRRAVPVALICVALLTAAGAPFVHAEMRSTGAAVLPTSSAGRQVSDTIAQRFPQLAPAPVTVVVQGSAQAAAHYADDVVAKLPGVAGVRAVQPAGTGLSTVEVLVQGDPQGGQAKRVVDELRADRGGLTTYVTGDAASVVDFQHELVDRGPWALGLVALGTLVLLFLMTGSVVMPVKALLMNLLSLGCSLGALTMVFQHGWFSGLLGFTPTGGLETFIPVLVFAFAFGLSMDYEVFLLARIKELRDQGYDCKQSVQLGLQRSGRIITSAALLMVIVFAGFAAGQMLMVKEMGIALAVAVAVDATLVRCLLVPAAMSLFGEFNWWAPAPLRKLYRRFGLREHVALPPLAVPAGASVPAPRSPQPQLAGPEPVGPELTRR
- a CDS encoding MarR family winged helix-turn-helix transcriptional regulator; protein product: MDNPPPIEPQADGPPTAGLQLAADLRAALGDLVRRVRHAESALPQNQAGALGWLVREGPHTTAELADRQRVRHQSMARTVALLLQAGLIRQERHPTDGRKLVLTATEAGMATLQGQRRRREQHLAAAIERELTESERQTLRQAVDLLRRIT
- a CDS encoding MBL fold metallo-hydrolase, with amino-acid sequence MKLTKFGHACVRIEQNDTTVVIDPGLFTEPAAVEGADALLITHEHFDHFTEDQVRAALAANPGLRIWTNRAVADQLAGLGAAVSVVGAGDAFEVGGIDVLVHGEWHAVIHPDAPPVSNIGFLLDGRLFHPGDALTVPEQPVATLLLPIAGPWNKVGELIDYVRELAPGRVLGIHDAVLSDIGLGIGERWLGEHGPGTGVPYGHLRPGAGLELDAV
- the coaE gene encoding dephospho-CoA kinase — translated: MRKSGRKIGLTGGIGAGKSAVADLLVALGAVLIDSDRIAREVVAPGTPGLAAVAAEFGPGVLGADGALDRPALGAIVFGDPARLRALNAIVHPLVRARSAELEAAAAPGAVVVHDVPLLVENGLQPLYDQVIVVDADESVRLDRLVRLRGMSEDEARSRMAAQATREQRLAAADLVVANNGTVEELERRVAAVWERLTSTAG
- a CDS encoding VOC family protein — encoded protein: MITLTALLVRDYDEAIDFYVNAVGFELREDSPRGDGGRWVVVGPRGGDGAGLLLARPSKAEQVARIGDQTGGRVGWFLHSADFEGDHARMAAAGVRFLEEPRREAYGTVAVFADLYGNRWDLIQPST
- the soxR gene encoding redox-sensitive transcriptional activator SoxR, with translation MNAHLSIGELAARSGLAPSALRYYEELGLIHAERTPGGRRVFARQTLRRVAFVRAAQRVGLSLDEARAAMADLPVDRSPSAAEWRPVATTWQSRIDQQIADLQRLRDHLTGCIGCGCLSLGKCALYNPHDTQGAEGPGARRLLPRRTQPS
- a CDS encoding transketolase codes for the protein MIKTYGELPGLMGRMTGADKHGPAALSTLDALWVLYERVLRVADPRDPERDRFLLSKGHGPMAYYAVLAAKGLLPEEWLDGFGGYHSPLGHHPDRTLVPGVEIGSGSLGHGLPLAVGTALGLRAQGLSGPAVWTLLGDAEFDEGSNHEALAYAGAIGLERLHAVVIDNSSATHGWSGGIATRFTAAGWSAVTVDGHDHAALYGAFTTEHPGRPHAVIARVEPKN